In one window of Tellurirhabdus rosea DNA:
- a CDS encoding PepSY-associated TM helix domain-containing protein, producing MKQILGKLHLWLGLASGLVVLIVSLTGCLYVFEEELRLFFYRNERIVTAESRPFLTPGQLAAAVNRQLPDARIESMTIEHRPDRAVLVHLKKDKVAGVNPYTGQVLGVQEEKTEFFHVVEQLHRNLLLGEVGKRIVGVSVLMYLFLLLSGLVLWWPRYKKAFKQKFSIKWNARWRRVNYDLHSVGGFYALIFLLVISMTGLVWAWQWWENSIFYLLDGKPRDRSKVFSTYQPGAASIPVDRAFAQIHRQFPGGEQSYVYFPTDSVSTIRVQVRYDKSAIYRKYNMLTFDQYTGAVLHEKRYDRFTKGELFRHTNYDLHTGQVLGLPGKILAFFASLFSASLPVSGFLVWWGRRQKACKTLESRSRPAGNRRKVRQSSGATL from the coding sequence ATGAAACAGATTCTAGGGAAGTTACACCTTTGGCTTGGTCTGGCCTCCGGACTGGTTGTTCTGATTGTAAGTCTGACGGGCTGTCTGTACGTGTTTGAGGAAGAACTTCGGCTGTTTTTTTACCGAAATGAGCGGATCGTAACGGCCGAGTCCCGGCCGTTTCTGACGCCCGGCCAACTTGCCGCGGCCGTCAACCGCCAGCTTCCCGACGCCAGGATTGAATCCATGACCATCGAGCATCGCCCCGACCGCGCCGTTCTGGTTCATCTCAAAAAAGACAAGGTGGCTGGCGTCAATCCGTACACGGGTCAGGTACTGGGCGTTCAGGAGGAGAAAACGGAGTTTTTTCACGTGGTCGAGCAGCTCCACCGGAACCTGCTGCTTGGTGAGGTGGGCAAGCGAATTGTCGGCGTTTCGGTGCTGATGTACCTCTTTCTGCTGCTTTCGGGACTTGTTCTCTGGTGGCCGCGTTACAAAAAAGCCTTTAAACAGAAGTTCAGTATCAAGTGGAATGCCCGCTGGCGGCGCGTCAATTACGATCTGCACAGCGTCGGCGGTTTTTACGCCCTGATTTTTCTGCTGGTCATCTCCATGACGGGTCTTGTCTGGGCCTGGCAATGGTGGGAAAACAGCATTTTCTACCTCCTCGACGGCAAACCCCGCGACCGCAGCAAGGTTTTCTCCACCTACCAGCCCGGCGCGGCCAGCATTCCGGTAGACCGGGCGTTTGCCCAGATTCACCGGCAGTTTCCGGGCGGCGAGCAATCCTACGTCTACTTCCCCACCGACTCCGTCTCGACCATCCGCGTCCAGGTCCGGTACGACAAATCCGCCATTTACCGCAAATACAACATGCTGACCTTCGACCAGTATACCGGAGCGGTGCTGCACGAAAAACGGTACGACCGATTCACGAAAGGGGAGCTTTTCCGCCACACCAACTACGATTTGCACACGGGGCAGGTTCTGGGGCTTCCCGGCAAAATACTGGCGTTCTTTGCCAGTCTGTTTTCGGCTTCGCTGCCCGTCAGCGGCTTCCTCGTCTGGTGGG